cggaagcgcattagcatgtttcaaatatcaagaaaattaaaataaatttataaatctagattattattattatttatagttgtAAAAAGTTATGTTTTTAATCTGAAAGCGAttaaaaacagactaaatattaacccaaaataagtctgatattggcctggataggaatagtacgggcaaaaacagattaaattcctatgtaaaataaatacgatttataaacttaaattgaaaaaaaattatttgaatttatcattcattttaaaactgatctatttttttgacccgggcgtaaaataaaaatatgtagatataaaaaatgtaataaattgtttaatttattgaatttaggattatttagtatttcaataatttcatgtATTTCTGAAGAAATTATATCCATTGAATCACAATCATTTGAACTGTTTGaattacataattataaaGGAAATGACGAGAAAATCAGGACCTATAAGTCTCACATTGAAATACTTCTTCAAGATCTTGGAGCAATTTTAGGATCAAGTAATAAAACccattttattggaaaatcattttcagaaatattaaatttgtttaaagaCAAAATTCACATAATATTCCCAGGTTTGTCATTTAATTCTTTTCTTTCAAAGATTTAttcaattaagaaaataatcaGAAATGACCCTAATGGGTTCATTTAAATGACGGAAAGGAGTTTCCCGTCCGTTAATTCTTCACAGTAAAAAACGaatcgtcaaagtgtaaaaaaaagcgtgtgtgaaaattttcagtgttaaatttttaacacttttgtgcactgaaaaaaataataagtagcagctaccgattggCTACgagtgtgcgtgtgtgtggatgtacgTACGcctgtgtgtgtatgtgtgcacGTGCATGcgagtgcgtgtgtgtgtcCACACGTATGCGAGTGCGAGTGTGTCTGTGCATGcgcgagtgcgcgtgtgtgtttCCCTGTGTACGCGTGTGTGCGTCTGTTTGcgagtgcgtgtgtgtgtgtgtgtgtgtgtgtgtgtgtgaatgtGTTTGTTGGTACGTAACTGATACGAAAAAAAGTTGGTAATAGCTACCGAATTAATCGGTAAGAAATTAGTATATGGGTATTAGAgacatatatgaaaatataggGTTCATGGAAGTATCGTACAAGAATTTTGTATGCTCGTATTAGGGTTCTGAAGTTCGTGAAAGAATCTTACAAagataaaatatcaatcttGCTAGATCTTATAAGATTTATTATTGAACAACAGGAACTTATTGGTGTGGACCGGGTAACGCTGCTTCAGATTTCGACGACCTCGgtttattcaataaaactgATAGTTGCTGTCGAACACACGATAATTGTCCAGATGATATTCTCGCTGGAGAATCATTAGGGCCTTTACTAAATGACGGAATATTTACCAGGTATGTTTTTTGACCATCATAGagtaatattttgaaatttggtTTTAAAACCAAAccctgattttaaaaaaaacgattcaaTTTTCATACTATATAGATATCCATTCATTATTAAGTAAATCGTTTTGTTGAATCATAATTATGATTTACTTGTACGTAATGTTTTCGAGTAAGAATAAGCTTGTATAGCAAGTATTTGGATTGATGTCACAGTTGCAAgcttttttcaataaaagctTGATTACTTTTAATGCATTCTATTTCTATTGAGTCTACACAGTTGTCGTTGAATACCAGGATATGGACCAATTATTTAGAAGTTGATCCTGCAGGCCAGCCTTGAGACTTCttccctatccaaaaattctcatagaatccaatcaaatgcgacaaaaactgcatagaaaccaatacagtctataggattatatgcggtttttgtcgcagttgagtggattctatgggaatttttt
This window of the Microplitis mediator isolate UGA2020A chromosome 8, iyMicMedi2.1, whole genome shotgun sequence genome carries:
- the LOC130672845 gene encoding phospholipase A2-like isoform X1 translates to MFKSHLYFGLFSISIISCISEEIISIESQSFELFELHNYKGNDEKIRTYKSHIEILLQDLGAILGSSNKTHFIGKSFSEILNLFKDKIHIIFPGTYWCGPGNAASDFDDLGLFNKTDSCCRTHDNCPDDILAGESLGPLLNDGIFTRSSCSCDQEFYHCLKKVKSLVSSSIGETYFNILRPQCFSLDYPIQSCVKYDKIIGKIGKKCIKYALDESKPKKLQWFDNRYF
- the LOC130672845 gene encoding phospholipase A(2)-like isoform X2; amino-acid sequence: MFKSHLYFGLFSISIISCISEEIISIESQSFELFELHNYKGNDEKIRTYKSHIEILLQDLGAILGSSNKTHFIGKSFSEILNLFKDKIHIIFPGTYWCGPGNAASDFDDLGLFNKTDSCCRTHDNCPDDILAGESLGPLLNDGIFTRIIGKIGKKCIKYALDESKPKKLQWFDNRYF